A window from Lactiplantibacillus pentosus encodes these proteins:
- a CDS encoding FGGY-family carbohydrate kinase, with translation MSNYVIGIDQSTQGTKALLFDDLGNIVYKQSRSHAQLINKDGWVSHDLDEIYQNVILLMNDLVQHAGVPLQEIVGVGLSVQRETAAAWAKGTGKSLTKAIVWQDDRAVDIVEQLQRAGLAEAVKAKTGLTLSPYFTAAKLSWMLSNVPAVKSAAQQHNLCMGTMDSWLLYRLTHGKQFKTEPSNASRTQLLDIHSVQWDQQLCDAFGVPIDALASIEQSNALFGETDFDGIFPKPLPIHCMLGDSQAALYGQGCESVGDVKATIGTGSSVMMNIGDQPVQSNDVVTSIGWKINGRMTYVAEGNINYAGAVIRWLVHDLKLIDSANQAESLARQAVPEDQTCLVPAFSGLGAPYWDSRAKATLTGMTRTTGRPEVVRAALNSIAFQINDILTAIDEKLGIKTQILKVDGGVTANGYLMQFQSDMSDVIVDVPDIEELSAFGVAYCAGRALTVYGNLKLNTVLRYHEYHRSMDSTRRQAILTQWRQAIAQVCQVQNVEATV, from the coding sequence ATGAGTAACTATGTGATTGGCATTGACCAAAGTACACAGGGGACTAAGGCGTTATTATTTGATGATTTGGGGAACATTGTTTATAAGCAGTCACGAAGTCATGCGCAATTGATTAATAAGGATGGCTGGGTCAGTCATGATCTGGACGAAATTTATCAAAACGTGATTCTACTCATGAATGACCTGGTTCAACATGCGGGTGTCCCATTGCAGGAAATCGTTGGCGTGGGGCTGTCTGTTCAACGGGAAACAGCCGCGGCTTGGGCAAAAGGCACCGGTAAATCGCTAACTAAAGCAATCGTCTGGCAAGATGATCGCGCTGTCGATATCGTAGAACAGCTGCAGCGAGCGGGCTTGGCCGAAGCGGTCAAAGCTAAGACGGGGCTGACCTTATCCCCTTATTTCACTGCGGCCAAGTTATCTTGGATGCTGTCAAATGTGCCGGCAGTCAAATCCGCCGCCCAACAGCATAACTTGTGCATGGGAACGATGGATAGTTGGTTGTTATACCGCTTGACCCATGGCAAACAGTTCAAGACGGAACCGTCAAATGCGTCGCGGACGCAGTTACTAGATATTCACAGTGTCCAGTGGGATCAGCAGTTGTGTGACGCATTTGGCGTCCCGATTGACGCATTGGCATCGATTGAACAGTCGAATGCGCTGTTTGGTGAGACGGATTTCGATGGCATTTTTCCGAAACCATTACCGATCCACTGCATGTTAGGCGACTCTCAGGCGGCCTTGTATGGTCAAGGCTGTGAATCCGTGGGGGACGTGAAAGCCACGATTGGTACGGGTTCATCAGTCATGATGAATATTGGTGATCAACCCGTGCAATCTAACGACGTTGTGACCTCGATTGGCTGGAAAATAAATGGGCGGATGACCTACGTTGCAGAAGGCAATATTAATTATGCGGGTGCCGTCATTCGCTGGCTGGTACACGATTTGAAGCTGATCGATTCGGCTAATCAAGCTGAATCATTGGCACGCCAGGCAGTCCCAGAAGATCAAACTTGTTTAGTACCCGCATTTTCGGGACTTGGGGCACCGTATTGGGATTCAAGAGCGAAAGCGACGTTAACGGGGATGACGCGTACGACTGGGCGACCGGAAGTCGTTCGGGCAGCACTGAATTCGATCGCGTTTCAAATCAATGATATTCTGACAGCGATTGATGAGAAACTCGGCATCAAGACGCAAATTCTGAAAGTGGACGGCGGCGTTACGGCTAATGGCTATTTAATGCAATTTCAAAGTGATATGTCAGATGTGATCGTCGACGTCCCGGATATTGAAGAATTGAGTGCGTTTGGGGTTGCTTACTGCGCCGGGCGCGCGTTAACGGTTTATGGCAACTTAAAACTTAATACAGTCCTGCGCTATCATGAATATCATCGTTCGATGGATTCGACCAGAAGACAGGCTATATTAACTCAATGGCGACAAGCGATTGCGCAAGTTTGTCAGGTGCAGAATGTTGAGGCAACGGTATGA
- a CDS encoding transketolase translates to MRIDELKLKAAQIRRATWQMIYQAKTGHTGSDLSCTDILVALYYAVMDQTPETFNDDNRDRYIQSKGHAVEVLYNVLADRGYFPKSDLETYSQYDSPYIGHPTNHVNGIELNTGSLGHGLGLSVGIAKAAKLDHQDYHVYTLMGDGEQAEGSVWEAAMAAGSFELDNLTAIIDHNRLQISGPTAEVMNSEPLADKYRAFGFDVIEIDGNDMAQLVDALETPNTPLRPKLILADTIKGRGISFAENRAEWHHKVPTAAQYQQGLDELDAVIGRLQND, encoded by the coding sequence TTGAGAATTGATGAACTTAAGCTGAAAGCGGCACAAATCCGACGCGCCACCTGGCAAATGATTTATCAAGCCAAGACTGGTCATACTGGTTCGGATTTATCATGTACGGACATTTTGGTCGCGTTATATTATGCGGTCATGGACCAGACGCCGGAGACTTTTAATGATGATAATCGAGATCGGTATATTCAATCGAAAGGCCATGCGGTTGAAGTTTTGTATAACGTGTTGGCAGACCGGGGCTATTTCCCGAAAAGCGATTTGGAAACTTATTCTCAATATGACTCGCCATATATTGGCCATCCGACCAACCATGTTAACGGCATTGAGTTGAATACCGGATCGTTGGGTCATGGACTCGGGCTAAGTGTCGGGATTGCGAAGGCGGCTAAGCTAGATCATCAGGATTATCACGTTTACACCTTGATGGGTGACGGTGAACAAGCAGAGGGTTCTGTTTGGGAAGCTGCAATGGCCGCGGGTAGTTTTGAGCTGGATAATCTAACGGCGATTATTGATCACAATCGATTACAAATCAGTGGGCCGACTGCTGAAGTGATGAATAGTGAACCATTGGCGGATAAATATCGGGCTTTCGGCTTTGACGTCATCGAGATTGACGGCAATGATATGGCACAGTTGGTCGATGCATTGGAAACACCGAATACGCCACTGCGGCCCAAACTGATTTTAGCTGACACGATTAAGGGCCGTGGCATTAGTTTCGCTGAAAATCGGGCAGAATGGCATCATAAAGTTCCAACTGCTGCCCAATATCAACAAGGATTAGATGAACTGGATGCGGTAATTGGGAGGTTACAAAATGACTAA
- a CDS encoding DUF4867 family protein: MLELLQKKNPTYHIYQVTDLEFDQYAKIITLSDTDAALAALKATPMPKQDNEYVASDKTLEQLALSTTIQNKLFGGLPIQVGYCNGHTSKMNCLEWHQTPELNWFTNDVVLFFGDVREMSNNQYQTSDTKAFLIPANTMILLYGTTLHYAPCQVTAQGYRCLVALIKGVNSMLNDDANQAQSALLATDKWLIAHAESHEANEGAVVGLLGTNYEVKI, from the coding sequence ATGCTTGAGTTATTACAAAAGAAGAATCCCACCTATCATATTTATCAGGTCACTGATCTGGAATTCGACCAGTATGCTAAAATTATCACACTTTCGGATACAGATGCGGCGCTGGCAGCTTTGAAGGCGACCCCAATGCCGAAGCAAGATAACGAGTATGTTGCCTCGGATAAAACCCTTGAACAGTTAGCTTTAAGTACGACGATTCAAAACAAACTATTCGGTGGCTTACCAATTCAGGTTGGTTATTGCAATGGGCATACAAGTAAAATGAATTGTTTAGAATGGCATCAGACACCGGAACTCAACTGGTTCACCAATGACGTTGTACTATTTTTCGGTGATGTCCGAGAAATGAGCAACAATCAGTATCAGACCTCTGATACAAAAGCCTTCTTGATTCCTGCGAATACCATGATTTTGTTATATGGGACAACACTACACTATGCGCCATGTCAGGTGACTGCCCAGGGTTATCGGTGTTTGGTTGCGCTGATCAAAGGTGTTAATTCGATGCTAAATGATGATGCAAATCAGGCTCAATCAGCCTTGTTGGCCACTGATAAGTGGTTGATTGCCCATGCTGAAAGTCACGAGGCCAATGAAGGTGCCGTGGTTGGTCTGTTGGGAACCAATTATGAAGTGAAGATTTAG
- a CDS encoding bacteriocin immunity protein has protein sequence MMKSEAQGIIQDLYQELAPTAVNEGIRAELCKAHQQLQATPELDESLLKKLTNYITYTIFTQQLRLTPTQNLLVSELLSLSHRLSA, from the coding sequence ATGATGAAAAGCGAAGCACAAGGTATCATTCAAGATTTGTATCAGGAATTGGCACCAACCGCGGTCAACGAAGGGATTCGCGCGGAACTCTGCAAAGCACACCAGCAGTTGCAAGCGACACCTGAATTAGATGAAAGTTTGCTCAAAAAGTTGACGAATTATATCACTTATACGATCTTCACCCAGCAACTGCGGCTGACACCAACACAGAATTTGTTAGTGAGCGAATTGTTGTCACTAAGCCATCGCTTGAGCGCCTAG
- a CDS encoding transketolase family protein: protein MTKSAKVGSVICDELITAANQDHNILALTSDSRGSASLTPFATQLPDQLVEMGIAEQNSVTVGAGLAHSGKRPFVFSPAAFLTMRSIEQVKVDVTYSDTNVKLIGISGGNSYSVLGNTHHSLQDLAITRALPNLEVYMPADEYQTRGLMQYLAKSDHPAYVRIGKQALPDIYENQQQAFRGPGKANIVMDNGNDVALVAAGETVQIAVRTARKLAEQGVQAKVIDLVSVKPLDRALLNQVADQVNLITTIEEHSIYGGLGSAVAEELAIRGDTRVDIAGFPDEPAIAGTQAEVFAHYGLDEQSLTKRIMANLNQ from the coding sequence ATGACTAAGAGTGCAAAAGTCGGTTCAGTAATTTGCGATGAATTAATTACTGCGGCTAATCAAGATCATAATATTTTAGCGCTGACTAGTGATTCCCGCGGTTCAGCGTCACTAACGCCATTTGCAACGCAATTACCTGATCAACTGGTTGAGATGGGTATCGCGGAACAGAATTCTGTGACGGTCGGCGCCGGTTTGGCCCATAGTGGCAAACGGCCATTTGTCTTCTCACCCGCCGCATTTTTGACCATGCGGAGCATTGAACAGGTCAAAGTTGATGTCACTTATTCGGATACCAACGTTAAGTTGATCGGTATTTCAGGTGGTAATTCGTATAGTGTGTTGGGAAATACCCATCATTCGTTACAAGACCTAGCGATTACCCGCGCATTGCCCAATTTGGAAGTGTACATGCCCGCTGATGAGTACCAAACTCGTGGGTTGATGCAGTATTTAGCGAAGTCTGATCACCCGGCTTACGTGCGGATTGGCAAGCAAGCGTTACCAGACATTTATGAGAACCAGCAACAAGCCTTTCGTGGCCCCGGCAAGGCCAATATCGTGATGGATAATGGTAACGATGTGGCCTTAGTGGCAGCGGGCGAAACTGTTCAAATCGCGGTGCGGACTGCACGCAAATTAGCAGAACAAGGCGTCCAAGCCAAAGTAATCGATTTGGTGAGTGTTAAACCATTGGATCGCGCGTTACTCAATCAAGTCGCTGACCAAGTCAACTTAATTACCACGATTGAAGAACATTCTATCTATGGTGGCCTAGGTTCGGCAGTAGCTGAGGAGCTAGCTATTCGTGGCGATACCCGCGTGGATATTGCTGGTTTCCCAGATGAACCGGCAATTGCGGGGACCCAAGCTGAAGTGTTTGCACATTACGGCTTGGATGAACAAAGCCTGACTAAACGCATTATGGCGAACTTAAATCAATAA
- a CDS encoding PTS galactitol transporter subunit IIC yields the protein MSVLKSVISLGAPVLMPIIFFVIGLLFRVKIGKAFEAALLVGVGFTGLNMVIDLLLDNLGPATSAMVKRFGVHLTVLDTGWANASQIGWSSALMPLAVFVFLLLNILLFVVKFTKTMDIDIFNYWIFLVVGTVMYVASGSFVIAFVIMLLLFVLMLKVADWTGPTIQKQFNMAGLSFPHLTNSPWILLALLVNWVVDRIPGLNKVKLSSAQINKRFGVLGEPLVIGFILGVLIGVLAGFSAPKVMDLAVKVSASMLLLPKMVDILMEGLKIIRDAVEKMLKAKYPDREIFIGMDVALMAGDPSVMATGLILIPITLLLAVVLSGNRVLPMVDLSSIIFILPMMAAYLKKDLLRMVIAGTIMMALILYIGTDVASFYTAAAHMTGATVPTGTSEIISMNSAVTNPLGWLAIKLSQLLGHVF from the coding sequence ATGAGTGTCTTGAAGTCAGTGATTTCACTGGGTGCACCCGTCTTAATGCCAATTATTTTCTTCGTCATCGGCCTACTATTTCGCGTTAAGATTGGCAAGGCTTTTGAAGCCGCGTTATTAGTCGGCGTCGGTTTTACCGGATTAAACATGGTGATCGACTTGCTGCTTGATAATTTAGGACCGGCAACCAGTGCAATGGTGAAGCGGTTTGGCGTTCACCTGACCGTGTTGGATACCGGTTGGGCGAATGCGTCACAGATTGGTTGGAGCTCAGCGCTCATGCCCTTAGCCGTGTTTGTATTCCTACTATTAAATATCTTATTGTTCGTGGTCAAATTCACCAAAACGATGGACATTGATATTTTTAATTATTGGATTTTCTTAGTCGTTGGGACGGTCATGTATGTTGCTTCAGGTAGCTTTGTCATTGCTTTCGTGATTATGCTGCTACTATTCGTGCTGATGTTAAAAGTCGCGGATTGGACTGGGCCAACGATTCAGAAGCAGTTCAATATGGCGGGGCTCTCATTTCCACATCTCACCAACAGCCCTTGGATTCTCTTGGCGTTGCTGGTTAATTGGGTCGTTGACCGGATTCCAGGTCTAAATAAGGTCAAATTAAGTTCAGCCCAAATTAACAAACGGTTTGGTGTTTTGGGAGAACCATTAGTTATTGGCTTTATTTTAGGCGTCTTGATTGGTGTACTAGCCGGATTTTCAGCCCCCAAAGTCATGGATTTGGCGGTTAAAGTCAGTGCCTCCATGTTGTTGTTGCCTAAAATGGTGGATATTTTGATGGAAGGCCTGAAGATTATTCGTGATGCGGTTGAAAAGATGCTGAAGGCCAAATATCCGGATAGGGAAATCTTCATTGGGATGGATGTTGCTCTGATGGCTGGTGATCCATCAGTCATGGCGACTGGACTGATTCTCATTCCGATTACGCTATTGTTGGCCGTTGTTCTATCCGGCAACCGTGTTTTACCGATGGTGGACTTGTCGTCAATTATTTTCATTTTGCCAATGATGGCCGCTTATCTCAAGAAGGATTTGTTGCGGATGGTTATTGCCGGAACGATTATGATGGCGTTGATTTTGTACATCGGGACCGACGTCGCTTCGTTTTACACCGCGGCAGCGCATATGACCGGAGCAACGGTACCCACCGGAACGTCCGAAATTATTAGTATGAATTCGGCGGTGACGAATCCGTTGGGCTGGCTCGCAATTAAGTTATCACAATTATTAGGACATGTTTTTTGA
- a CDS encoding SLC13 family permease — protein sequence MNKKTIGFLSGIAVFAIIYFLPIAGLSAKGQMDLALSLMTVVWWATQIAQPAYVGGIYLMLLIIMNVATPKQVFSSAWTGSIMWLVIGAYLIAGAVNESGLGQRIAYAFIIKFVRSWKGIVISIFALTFILALLIPHPWPRAFMIMSVITVVAETANMPKRDLAKLGLAVFAASCPLSGVFYTGDTSLNPLAVQASGQSVNFVSYFVYMGVPMIIAAVLTMFLFLFLFKPSQEVHIDVEALKQQQSQLGAMTGKEIRTIVWLVIAIALWLTSGITGLDVGWLTLIVALMMSLPVIGGILTAKSWEGVPVNVLVFLTSAIAIGNVGGVTGMNNWIAKTLIPSNLPTNIYLLAIVITVFAMIIHMFMGSVIAVMGITIPAFVAATAHMGISPLAVSLLVFSVTNLHYILPFHNLAVLVGSDPDTGGGYTQKDVMRLGIPLTAVVFVVAIVEMFWFHLVGLA from the coding sequence GTGAACAAGAAAACGATTGGCTTTTTGAGTGGGATCGCTGTGTTTGCTATTATCTACTTCCTACCGATTGCCGGCTTATCTGCTAAGGGCCAAATGGACTTGGCACTTAGTCTGATGACCGTTGTGTGGTGGGCGACCCAGATTGCTCAACCAGCATATGTCGGTGGGATTTACCTGATGTTACTGATTATTATGAACGTTGCGACACCTAAGCAAGTCTTCTCGTCGGCGTGGACCGGTTCGATCATGTGGCTCGTGATTGGGGCTTACTTGATTGCCGGTGCCGTTAACGAATCTGGTTTGGGCCAACGAATCGCATACGCGTTTATTATTAAATTTGTGCGCAGTTGGAAGGGGATCGTGATTTCCATTTTCGCGTTAACCTTCATCTTAGCGCTCTTGATTCCACATCCATGGCCACGTGCATTCATGATCATGTCGGTCATTACGGTGGTTGCCGAAACAGCTAACATGCCAAAACGGGATTTAGCCAAACTAGGACTGGCCGTCTTTGCGGCTTCCTGTCCACTGTCTGGGGTCTTCTATACTGGTGATACGTCTTTGAACCCATTAGCTGTTCAAGCTTCTGGTCAAAGTGTCAACTTTGTGTCTTACTTCGTCTACATGGGTGTCCCAATGATCATTGCGGCCGTCTTGACGATGTTCTTGTTCCTATTCTTGTTCAAGCCTAGTCAAGAAGTTCACATTGATGTTGAAGCTTTGAAACAACAACAATCTCAACTCGGCGCCATGACTGGTAAAGAAATCCGGACGATCGTTTGGTTGGTTATTGCGATTGCGCTATGGTTAACCAGTGGGATCACTGGCCTAGATGTTGGTTGGTTGACCTTGATTGTCGCCTTAATGATGAGTCTACCGGTTATTGGTGGTATTTTGACTGCTAAGTCATGGGAAGGTGTTCCCGTCAATGTGCTGGTCTTCTTGACCTCAGCCATTGCAATCGGGAATGTCGGTGGCGTGACCGGGATGAACAACTGGATTGCCAAAACGTTGATTCCAAGCAACTTGCCAACGAACATCTACTTGTTAGCAATCGTGATTACGGTCTTCGCCATGATTATCCACATGTTCATGGGTTCCGTTATCGCGGTTATGGGGATTACGATCCCTGCGTTTGTGGCAGCGACTGCTCACATGGGAATCTCACCATTGGCAGTTTCGCTGTTGGTCTTCTCAGTTACCAACTTGCATTACATCTTACCGTTCCACAACTTAGCCGTCTTAGTTGGTAGCGACCCCGATACCGGTGGTGGCTATACGCAAAAAGACGTCATGCGGTTGGGGATTCCGTTGACTGCTGTGGTCTTCGTCGTCGCCATCGTTGAAATGTTCTGGTTCCACTTAGTTGGTTTGGCATAA
- a CDS encoding LysR family transcriptional regulator has translation MTINDLQAFVMVYDLRHISNAAVELHLSQSELSKRMRALENELNLQLIDTHNKRRLQITPAGETFYHHAHKIIRDYENMMHDLAPNRPTISKNLVIGSIPVSGQYNIAKKIAAFDNQHADVEIKIIEDEGDQVVKRLSAGELQAAIIRDTQTHQLQPTDFQKQPLLTDELKIILSRDHPLANRSVIRLQDLAKQKIATLPPGSGVYEPINDLFGRQGLTPNFFFESTHIETLLGMLDDSNVTFLFKQSVLPFMTEHVVMRSLAVPLISQLNFVYPQRSGNQLLTDLIDYLTVTAHGIKTQPTMKH, from the coding sequence ATGACCATTAATGACCTGCAAGCATTTGTGATGGTGTACGATTTACGCCACATTTCGAACGCCGCCGTAGAACTGCATCTCTCGCAATCAGAGCTCTCCAAACGGATGCGCGCCTTGGAAAACGAACTTAACCTCCAATTAATCGACACGCATAATAAGCGCCGCCTCCAAATTACGCCCGCTGGTGAGACCTTTTATCATCACGCCCACAAAATCATCCGCGATTACGAAAACATGATGCACGACCTCGCCCCCAATCGACCGACAATTTCTAAAAACCTGGTGATTGGATCCATTCCGGTCTCGGGCCAATATAACATTGCCAAAAAGATTGCCGCTTTTGATAATCAGCACGCCGACGTTGAAATCAAGATCATTGAAGACGAAGGCGACCAAGTCGTGAAACGGCTATCGGCCGGCGAATTACAAGCCGCCATCATTCGGGACACACAGACCCATCAGCTGCAGCCGACTGATTTTCAAAAGCAACCACTGCTGACCGACGAGTTAAAAATCATTTTATCTCGGGACCATCCCCTCGCTAATCGGTCGGTCATTCGCCTTCAAGACCTCGCCAAGCAGAAAATTGCGACGCTTCCACCTGGCTCTGGCGTTTATGAGCCCATCAATGACCTGTTTGGCCGCCAAGGGTTGACGCCAAACTTCTTCTTTGAAAGTACGCATATTGAAACACTGCTAGGCATGCTGGACGATAGCAACGTGACCTTTCTCTTCAAGCAGTCCGTGCTACCATTCATGACTGAACACGTCGTCATGCGTTCACTCGCCGTCCCACTGATTAGTCAACTGAACTTCGTCTATCCGCAACGCTCAGGTAATCAACTACTGACTGATTTAATCGATTACTTGACGGTAACTGCCCATGGTATCAAGACACAACCAACAATGAAACATTAA
- a CDS encoding UbiD family decarboxylase encodes MAEQPWDLRRVLDEIKDDPKNYHETDVEVDPNAELSGVYRYIGAGGTVERPTQEGPAMMFNNVKGFPDTRVLTGLMASRRRVGKMFHHDYQTLGQYLNDAVSNPVAPETVAEKDAPAHEVIYKSTDEGFDIRKLVAAPTNTPQDAGPYITVGVVFGSSMDKSKSDVTIHRMVLEDKDKLGIYIMPGGRHIGAFAEEYEKANKPMPITINIGLDPAITIGATFEPPTTPFGYNELGVAGAIRNQAVQLVDGVTVDEKAIARSEYTLEGYIMPNERIQEDINTHTGKAMPEFPGYDGDANPALQVIKVTAVTHRENAIMQSVIGPSEEHVSMAGIPTEASILQLVNRAIPGKVTNVYNPPAGGGKLMTIMQIHKDNEADEGIQRQAALLAFSAFKELKTVILVDEDVDIFDMNDVIWTMNTRFQADQDLMVLSGMRNHPLDPSERPQYDPKSIRFRGMSSKLVIDGTVPFDMKDQFERAQFMKVDDWEKYLK; translated from the coding sequence ATGGCAGAACAACCATGGGATTTACGCCGGGTACTTGATGAGATCAAAGATGATCCCAAGAACTATCATGAAACCGACGTTGAAGTAGATCCAAATGCGGAACTTTCTGGTGTTTATCGGTATATTGGTGCTGGTGGGACCGTTGAACGGCCAACACAAGAAGGTCCAGCAATGATGTTCAACAACGTGAAGGGTTTTCCTGACACGCGTGTCTTGACTGGTTTAATGGCTAGCCGTCGTCGGGTTGGTAAGATGTTCCATCATGATTACCAAACGTTAGGTCAATATCTTAACGATGCAGTTTCAAATCCAGTTGCACCGGAAACGGTCGCTGAAAAGGATGCACCGGCTCACGAAGTCATTTACAAGTCAACTGATGAAGGCTTTGATATTCGGAAGTTAGTTGCAGCGCCAACTAATACGCCACAAGATGCTGGTCCATATATCACGGTCGGTGTTGTCTTCGGTTCAAGCATGGACAAGTCCAAGAGTGACGTTACGATTCACCGGATGGTTCTTGAAGACAAGGACAAGCTCGGAATCTACATCATGCCTGGTGGCCGTCATATCGGTGCCTTTGCCGAAGAATATGAAAAGGCCAATAAACCAATGCCAATCACGATCAACATTGGTTTGGATCCTGCCATTACCATTGGTGCCACCTTTGAACCACCTACCACCCCATTTGGTTACAACGAATTAGGGGTTGCTGGTGCCATTCGGAATCAAGCCGTTCAATTAGTCGATGGGGTTACCGTTGATGAAAAGGCGATTGCACGTTCTGAATACACGTTGGAAGGCTACATCATGCCTAACGAACGGATTCAAGAAGACATCAACACCCATACGGGTAAAGCGATGCCTGAATTCCCAGGTTATGATGGTGATGCTAACCCAGCCTTACAAGTCATCAAGGTGACGGCGGTAACGCATCGGGAAAATGCCATCATGCAAAGTGTTATCGGACCATCCGAAGAACATGTCAGCATGGCTGGTATTCCAACCGAAGCAAGTATCTTACAGTTAGTTAACCGCGCCATTCCTGGCAAAGTGACTAACGTTTACAATCCGCCGGCTGGTGGTGGTAAGTTGATGACCATCATGCAGATTCATAAGGATAATGAAGCGGATGAAGGGATTCAACGGCAAGCAGCCTTATTGGCGTTCTCAGCGTTCAAGGAATTGAAGACGGTCATTTTAGTTGATGAAGACGTTGATATTTTTGATATGAACGATGTGATTTGGACCATGAATACCCGTTTCCAAGCTGACCAAGACTTGATGGTCTTATCTGGCATGCGGAACCATCCATTGGATCCATCAGAACGGCCACAATACGATCCAAAATCGATTCGTTTCCGTGGGATGAGTTCGAAGTTGGTTATCGATGGCACTGTACCATTCGATATGAAAGACCAATTTGAACGGGCTCAATTCATGAAGGTCGATGACTGGGAAAAGTATTTGAAATAA
- a CDS encoding alpha/beta hydrolase, with protein MDFKIKRDGLALQARLEKPAAASQTLVILMHGFTADMGYDSSRIVPQLAQSLLAAGLAVLRFDFNGHGRSDGRFQDMTVPNEVADAKAVLDYAQTLHYQRLVVIGHSQGGVVASMLAGYYPDLIDHLILMAPAATLKTDAQKGVLQGTTYDPRHIPAVLPIRDGFKVGGFYLRTAQTLPIYEVAQQYTGPVDLIHGTKDAVVSPQASEKYHAVYQQSQLHRLPDADHGFTGAAREPAIRLAVAAAQSDQ; from the coding sequence ATGGACTTTAAAATTAAACGCGATGGGCTGGCGTTACAAGCTCGGCTAGAGAAACCGGCAGCTGCCAGCCAGACGCTGGTCATCTTGATGCACGGTTTTACGGCTGATATGGGCTATGACTCGAGTCGAATCGTGCCACAACTCGCGCAAAGTTTGTTGGCGGCTGGATTAGCGGTATTGCGTTTCGACTTCAATGGCCATGGTCGCAGTGACGGCCGTTTTCAAGATATGACCGTGCCCAATGAAGTCGCGGATGCCAAAGCCGTGTTAGATTACGCACAGACGTTGCACTATCAACGATTAGTCGTGATTGGCCATTCGCAGGGCGGAGTGGTAGCTAGCATGTTAGCCGGCTATTATCCAGACTTAATTGATCACCTCATCTTGATGGCGCCGGCAGCGACGTTAAAGACGGATGCCCAAAAAGGTGTGCTACAGGGGACGACTTATGATCCGCGCCACATTCCAGCGGTATTGCCGATTCGTGATGGCTTTAAGGTTGGCGGATTCTATCTCCGGACGGCACAAACGCTGCCGATCTACGAAGTCGCTCAGCAGTATACGGGACCAGTTGATTTGATTCATGGGACCAAGGATGCAGTCGTTTCACCACAGGCTTCTGAAAAATATCACGCGGTTTATCAACAGAGTCAGCTTCATCGATTACCTGACGCCGACCACGGTTTCACGGGCGCCGCGCGGGAACCAGCCATCCGATTGGCAGTTGCCGCAGCACAATCTGACCAGTAG